One Corynebacterium efficiens YS-314 DNA segment encodes these proteins:
- a CDS encoding DNA-directed RNA polymerase subunit beta': MLDVNVFDELRIGLATADDIRRWSKGEVKKPETINYRTLKPEKDGLFCERIFGPTRDWECACGKYKRVRYKGIICERCGVEVTKSKVRRERMGHIELAAPVTHIWYFKGVPSRLGYLLDLAPKDLDLIIYFGANIITSVDEEARHSDQSTLEAEMLLEKKDVEADAESEIAERAEKLEEDLAELEAAGAKADARRKVQNAAEKEMQHIRERAEREIDRLEEIWQTFIKLAPKQMIRDEKLYDELVDRYEDYFTGGMGAESIQTLIRGFDLDAEAEELRTIINEGKGQKKMRALKRLKVVAAFQRSGNDPAGMVLNAIPVIPPELRPMVQLDGGRFATSDLNDLYRRVINRNNRLKRMIELGAPEIIVNNEKRMLQESVDALFDNGRRGRPVTGPGNRPLKSLSDLLKGKQGRFRQNLLGKRVDYSGRSVIIVGPQLRLHECGLPKLMALELFKPFVMKRLVENEYAQNIKSAKRMVERQRPEVWDVLEEAISEHPVMLNRAPTLHRLGIQAFEPVLVEGKAIQLHPLACEAFNADFDGDQMAVHLPLSAEAQAEARILMLASNNILSPASGKPLAMPRLDMVTGLYYLTLKKSPEEFGGQGAYQPADENGPEKGVYSSYAEAIMAYDRGVLGLQAPVRIRLDHLRPPAELENELFPEGWNQGDTWLAETTLGRVMFNEILPWNYPYLEGIMVRKGGGADKIMLGDVVNDLAARYPMITVAQTMDKMKDAGFYWSTRSGVTIAMSDVLVLPNKDEILDRYEAAARQIETKYNRGKLTGRERYDRLVELWKDATDEVGQAVEDIYPDDNPIPMIVKSGAAGNMRQIWTLAGMKGMVVNSKGDYITRPIKTSFREGLTVLEYFNNSHGSRKGLADTALRTADSGYLTRRLVDVAQDVIVRVEDCGTRQGVRVPVAAEVLDATGAVSGYTRHDLIETSVSGRVLAGDATNAEGEVILAAGSDLTELNIDLLVEAGIQQVKVRSVLTCQTPTGVCAKCYGKSMASGKQVDIGEAVGIVAAQSIGEPGTQLTMRTFHQGGVGGDITGGLPRVQELFEARVPKNLAPIASADGVIHLEDEGNFYTLTLVPDDGSDNVVYDKLSKRQGLASIRVPMEHNPAAFIERTLAEGDHVTVGTRLLRGAAAPHDVLEVLGRRGVEQHLIDEVQAVYRAQGVAIHDKHIEIIIRQMLRRGTVIESGSTEFLPGSLVDLSEAKLANSEAIANGGQPAELRSEIMGITKASLATESWLSAASFQETTRVLTDAAINKRSDKLIGLKENVIIGKLIPAGTGISRYRNISIKPTEAARNAAYSIPTYGESIYGDDGFGEFTGASVPLDEAF; encoded by the coding sequence GTGCTCGACGTAAACGTCTTCGATGAGCTCCGCATCGGCCTGGCCACCGCCGACGACATCCGCCGCTGGTCCAAGGGTGAGGTCAAGAAGCCGGAGACCATCAACTACCGAACCCTCAAGCCTGAGAAGGACGGTCTGTTCTGCGAACGCATTTTCGGCCCCACCCGTGACTGGGAGTGCGCCTGCGGTAAGTACAAGCGCGTCCGTTACAAGGGCATCATCTGTGAGCGCTGCGGCGTTGAGGTGACCAAGTCCAAGGTCCGCCGTGAGCGCATGGGCCACATTGAGCTCGCCGCACCGGTGACCCACATCTGGTACTTCAAGGGTGTTCCCTCACGTCTGGGCTACCTTCTGGACCTCGCTCCGAAGGATCTCGACCTCATCATCTACTTCGGTGCCAACATCATCACCAGTGTGGATGAGGAGGCCCGTCACAGCGACCAGTCGACCCTGGAGGCAGAGATGCTTCTGGAGAAGAAGGACGTCGAGGCGGATGCCGAGTCCGAGATCGCCGAGCGTGCCGAGAAGCTCGAGGAGGACCTCGCCGAACTCGAGGCCGCCGGAGCCAAGGCCGACGCGCGCCGCAAGGTGCAGAACGCCGCCGAGAAGGAGATGCAGCACATCCGCGAACGCGCGGAGCGTGAGATCGACCGTCTCGAGGAGATCTGGCAGACCTTCATCAAGCTCGCCCCGAAGCAGATGATCCGCGACGAGAAGCTCTACGACGAGCTTGTCGACCGCTACGAGGACTACTTCACCGGCGGCATGGGTGCGGAGTCCATCCAGACCCTCATCCGCGGCTTCGACCTCGACGCCGAGGCTGAGGAACTGCGCACCATCATCAACGAGGGCAAGGGCCAGAAGAAGATGCGTGCCCTCAAGCGCCTCAAGGTTGTCGCAGCCTTCCAGCGTTCCGGTAATGATCCGGCCGGCATGGTGCTCAACGCCATCCCGGTGATCCCGCCGGAGCTGCGTCCGATGGTCCAGCTCGACGGTGGCCGTTTCGCCACCTCCGACCTGAACGATCTGTACCGTCGCGTGATCAACCGCAACAACCGCCTCAAGCGCATGATTGAACTCGGTGCCCCCGAGATCATCGTGAACAACGAGAAGCGCATGCTGCAGGAATCCGTCGACGCCCTGTTCGACAACGGTCGTCGTGGCCGTCCTGTCACCGGACCGGGTAACCGTCCGCTGAAGTCCCTGTCCGACCTGCTCAAGGGCAAGCAGGGTCGATTCCGTCAGAACCTCCTGGGTAAGCGTGTTGACTACTCGGGTCGTTCCGTGATCATTGTCGGCCCCCAGCTGCGCCTGCACGAGTGTGGTCTGCCGAAGCTGATGGCTCTGGAACTGTTCAAGCCGTTCGTGATGAAGCGTCTGGTGGAAAACGAGTACGCCCAGAACATCAAGTCCGCCAAGCGCATGGTGGAGCGTCAGCGTCCGGAGGTGTGGGATGTTCTCGAGGAGGCCATCTCCGAGCATCCGGTGATGCTCAACCGTGCACCCACCCTGCACCGCCTGGGTATCCAGGCCTTCGAGCCGGTTCTTGTTGAGGGTAAGGCCATCCAGCTGCACCCACTGGCCTGTGAGGCGTTCAACGCCGACTTCGACGGTGACCAGATGGCAGTCCACCTGCCGCTGTCCGCCGAGGCACAGGCCGAGGCACGCATCCTGATGCTGGCCTCCAACAACATCCTGTCTCCGGCATCCGGTAAGCCACTGGCCATGCCGCGTCTGGACATGGTGACCGGTCTGTACTACCTGACCCTGAAGAAGTCCCCCGAGGAGTTCGGCGGTCAGGGTGCCTACCAGCCGGCCGATGAGAACGGACCCGAGAAGGGTGTGTACTCCTCCTATGCAGAGGCCATCATGGCCTACGACCGTGGTGTGCTCGGCCTGCAGGCACCGGTCAGGATCCGTCTGGACCACCTGCGTCCACCGGCGGAGCTTGAGAATGAGCTGTTCCCGGAGGGTTGGAATCAGGGTGACACCTGGCTCGCCGAGACCACCCTGGGTCGCGTCATGTTCAACGAGATCCTGCCGTGGAACTACCCGTACCTTGAGGGCATCATGGTCCGTAAGGGTGGCGGTGCCGACAAGATCATGCTCGGTGACGTGGTCAACGACCTCGCCGCCCGGTACCCGATGATCACCGTGGCACAGACCATGGACAAGATGAAGGACGCCGGCTTCTACTGGTCCACCCGCTCGGGTGTCACCATCGCCATGTCCGACGTTCTGGTCCTCCCGAACAAGGATGAGATCCTCGACCGCTACGAGGCTGCGGCGCGACAGATCGAGACCAAGTACAACCGCGGTAAGCTCACCGGCCGTGAGCGCTACGACCGTCTGGTCGAGCTGTGGAAGGACGCCACCGACGAGGTCGGTCAGGCCGTCGAGGATATCTACCCCGATGACAACCCGATCCCGATGATCGTGAAGTCCGGCGCCGCCGGTAACATGCGTCAGATCTGGACCCTGGCCGGCATGAAGGGCATGGTGGTGAACTCGAAGGGTGACTACATCACCCGACCGATCAAGACCTCCTTCCGTGAGGGCCTGACCGTTCTCGAGTACTTCAACAACTCGCACGGTTCCCGTAAGGGTCTGGCCGATACCGCCCTGCGTACCGCCGACTCCGGTTACCTGACCCGTCGTCTCGTCGACGTGGCCCAGGACGTCATCGTCCGCGTCGAGGATTGTGGTACCCGTCAGGGTGTCCGCGTCCCCGTCGCCGCCGAGGTCCTCGACGCCACCGGTGCTGTGTCGGGCTACACCCGCCATGACCTGATCGAGACCTCCGTGTCCGGTCGTGTCCTGGCAGGGGATGCCACCAACGCCGAGGGTGAGGTCATCCTCGCCGCCGGTTCCGATCTGACCGAGCTGAACATCGACCTCCTCGTCGAGGCCGGTATCCAGCAGGTCAAGGTCCGCTCCGTGCTGACCTGTCAGACCCCGACCGGTGTCTGCGCCAAGTGCTACGGCAAGTCCATGGCCTCCGGCAAGCAGGTCGACATCGGAGAGGCTGTCGGCATCGTCGCCGCACAGTCCATCGGTGAGCCCGGTACCCAGCTGACCATGCGTACCTTCCACCAGGGTGGTGTCGGTGGTGACATCACCGGCGGTCTGCCCCGTGTGCAGGAGCTGTTCGAGGCGCGTGTTCCGAAGAACCTCGCCCCGATCGCCTCTGCCGACGGTGTCATCCACCTCGAGGATGAGGGTAACTTCTACACCCTGACCCTCGTTCCGGATGATGGCTCCGACAACGTTGTCTACGACAAGCTGTCGAAGCGACAGGGCCTGGCCTCCATCCGTGTTCCGATGGAGCACAACCCGGCTGCGTTCATCGAGCGCACCCTGGCCGAGGGGGACCACGTCACCGTGGGTACCCGTCTGCTGCGCGGTGCCGCCGCTCCGCACGACGTCCTCGAGGTTCTCGGTCGCCGTGGTGTGGAGCAGCACCTCATCGATGAGGTGCAGGCTGTCTACCGTGCACAGGGTGTGGCCATCCACGACAAGCACATCGAGATCATCATCCGTCAGATGCTGCGTCGCGGTACCGTCATCGAGTCCGGTTCCACCGAGTTCCTCCCCGGTTCTCTCGTGGACCTGTCCGAGGCGAAGCTGGCCAACTCGGAGGCGATCGCCAACGGTGGTCAGCCGGCCGAGCTGCGTTCCGAGATCATGGGTATCACCAAGGCCTCGCTCGCAACCGAGTCCTGGCTGTCCGCGGCCTCCTTCCAGGAGACCACCCGCGTGCTGACCGATGCCGCCATCAACAAGCGCTCGGACAAGCTGATCGGTCTGAAGGAGAACGTGATCATCGGTAAGCTGATCCCGGCCGGTACCGGTATCTCCCGTTACCGCAACATCTCCATCAAGCCGACCGAGGCAGCCCGCAACGCCGCCTACTCGATTCCCACCTACGGTGAGTCGATCTACGGTGACGATGGTTTCGGTGAGTTCACCGGTGCCTCCGTCCCACTGGATGAGGCTTTCTAG
- a CDS encoding ATP-binding protein: protein MTLFNDDDHALFRSLRASSLARAFEEIVTANIDDDNPDVLTPEEAFRLAGQQVARDREAKRISEAIRKARFPIMDASIAEIRYEQGRNLNPMTMKRLGNHDWGADPTNLLILSPTGSGKTYLTCAVGISACHNGYSVAYWRMDDLARRLAVTRIDTLEHEDMLAGLFGVDVLILDDFLTVGVDERTASDLFAILANRENIHATIIGSQSTPGHWLDVLPDKNSGDSIVNRLSRSSRKITLGTVDMREITSRERIAAHDGQ, encoded by the coding sequence GTGACACTGTTTAATGATGATGATCACGCGTTGTTTCGCAGTCTGCGGGCCAGTAGCTTGGCTAGGGCCTTTGAAGAGATCGTCACCGCCAACATCGATGACGATAATCCTGATGTGCTAACCCCGGAGGAGGCGTTTCGGTTGGCTGGCCAGCAGGTGGCCAGGGATCGAGAGGCTAAACGTATTTCCGAGGCGATTAGGAAAGCGAGGTTTCCTATTATGGATGCCTCGATCGCGGAAATTCGCTATGAACAGGGTCGAAATCTTAATCCGATGACGATGAAGCGTCTGGGTAATCATGATTGGGGTGCAGATCCGACCAACTTGTTGATCTTGTCGCCGACGGGGTCCGGGAAGACGTATCTGACCTGTGCGGTGGGGATTTCTGCGTGCCATAACGGCTATTCGGTGGCGTATTGGCGCATGGATGATCTGGCTAGGCGTTTGGCGGTCACTCGGATCGACACGTTGGAACACGAGGACATGCTGGCAGGCTTGTTTGGTGTTGATGTGTTGATTCTGGATGATTTTCTCACCGTGGGTGTTGATGAACGCACTGCAAGTGACCTGTTTGCGATTCTAGCGAATCGGGAGAATATTCACGCAACGATCATCGGGTCGCAGTCGACTCCGGGGCATTGGTTGGATGTGTTACCGGATAAGAACTCCGGGGATTCCATTGTCAACCGTTTATCGAGATCGTCTCGCAAGATCACCTTAGGCACGGTGGATATGCGTGAGATCACCAGTCGGGAGCGGATCGCTGCCCACGATGGTCAGTAG
- a CDS encoding IS256 family transposase — MAAGPYSIDPTTYLDELLAQASPDLMREMLQGFINQILSTQADQVCGADYATVSQDRVNTRNGYRHRDFDTRVGTVDVAVPKLRTGSFFPDWLLERRTRAERALTTVIATCYLKGVSTRRMNDLVATLGINSLSKSQVSEMAKDLDVMVEEFRTRPLDTGPYLYVSCDALTMKVREGGRVVKTSVLLATGVNAEGYRELLGMQVATSESVASWTGFFRDLKARGLNEVYLVTSDAHLGIQHAIGEVLPNASWQRCRTHFSKNLYGMVSKTQWPTLSAMFHTIFQQPDAASVWAQARDVVEFCQQKFPDVADYLEEALDELLAFTQCPKAVWTKVWSNNPTERLNREIRRRTDVVGIFPNRDAVIRLVGAVLAEQHDDWIQQKRYMSLTSLEQTRAMMTANIIDADDAAASEITRRDVA, encoded by the coding sequence TTGGCAGCTGGACCCTATTCTATCGACCCCACCACCTACCTCGACGAATTGCTCGCCCAAGCATCCCCCGATCTCATGCGAGAAATGCTTCAAGGCTTCATCAACCAGATCCTCTCCACCCAAGCCGACCAGGTGTGCGGCGCCGACTACGCCACCGTGTCTCAGGACCGGGTTAACACCCGCAACGGATACCGCCACCGCGACTTCGACACCCGGGTCGGCACGGTCGATGTCGCGGTCCCGAAACTACGCACCGGATCGTTCTTCCCCGACTGGTTGCTGGAACGGCGCACGAGGGCTGAACGAGCGCTGACCACCGTGATTGCCACGTGTTATTTGAAGGGTGTGTCCACCCGGCGGATGAACGACTTGGTCGCCACCTTAGGGATCAATAGTCTCTCGAAGTCCCAGGTATCGGAGATGGCGAAAGATCTTGATGTCATGGTCGAAGAATTCCGCACCCGCCCTCTTGATACCGGACCCTACCTCTATGTTTCGTGCGACGCACTAACCATGAAGGTTCGCGAAGGCGGGCGAGTGGTCAAGACTTCTGTCCTGTTGGCCACCGGTGTCAACGCCGAAGGGTATCGGGAGTTGTTGGGCATGCAGGTTGCAACGAGTGAGTCAGTGGCATCCTGGACGGGCTTCTTCCGCGACTTGAAAGCCCGAGGGCTCAATGAGGTCTACCTGGTCACCAGTGATGCCCACCTGGGAATTCAGCACGCGATTGGTGAGGTGTTGCCGAATGCCTCGTGGCAACGGTGTCGCACGCACTTTTCCAAGAACCTGTACGGGATGGTGTCGAAAACGCAGTGGCCAACATTGTCGGCGATGTTCCACACGATTTTCCAGCAGCCTGATGCGGCGTCTGTGTGGGCTCAGGCCAGGGATGTGGTGGAGTTCTGTCAGCAGAAGTTCCCGGATGTGGCTGATTACCTGGAAGAAGCCCTGGATGAGCTGCTGGCGTTCACGCAGTGCCCGAAGGCGGTGTGGACCAAGGTGTGGTCGAATAACCCGACCGAGAGGCTCAATCGTGAGATCCGCCGGCGCACTGATGTTGTTGGGATCTTCCCGAACCGTGATGCGGTGATCCGTCTGGTCGGGGCGGTGCTGGCGGAGCAGCATGATGATTGGATTCAGCAGAAGCGGTACATGTCGTTGACGAGCTTGGAGCAGACCAGGGCGATGATGACGGCGAATATCATCGATGCGGACGACGCTGCTGCGTCTGAGATCACCCGAAGGGACGTGGCATGA
- the istA gene encoding IS21 family transposase — protein MASTRDIITAVLFGDSYTTISTRLKCSRRDISAAHKLIDAHQITLHSLSQITDEELEEWKNPLRGLPQESKYLAPDFATTLHRLKTNPHHTLLLDWRYYLVEAGSAAKQPYSYSHYCQRFHAYVDAHDLYRTLHHQPGRTMQVDWAGDTIKITDRITGQARKVHFFTAVLPYSSMMYVHPSFTMDIKAWLNCHIAALRYFGGAPFVLVPDNDTAAIYRPKKNDPARAVSAEYEALAKFYNTAVMPTDVRAPKQKAGVERSVQIAYSRILGVLEMEGPFHSIDQIEDIVADQVHEINYDIVRVDGTRRNEQFQAEERHLLIPLPDQDYTSYEWKELKVQRNYHISCDKQYYSVPWKLVGSTVKARLSNTDITVFAGDQVVATHRRLHGRFGQYSTHADHVPPAHLDTAELWSDQWFINQARLVGPATTTVIEMMINRHAHHAHGWLDCQNILKTLGGKSRSGLEQACQELLDADLYPTYSVIKKLQSSIITNRDTHKRSVAGSAPTPAPDLVKPQPVQDLDTGVFLRSSSAYEVDDIPSLSFDDEQEGNQ, from the coding sequence TCACGCTGCACTCACTGAGCCAGATCACCGATGAGGAACTCGAGGAGTGGAAAAATCCCCTCCGTGGGCTGCCGCAAGAATCGAAGTACCTGGCACCAGACTTTGCCACCACCTTGCACCGGCTGAAAACCAATCCGCATCACACCCTCCTGCTGGACTGGCGCTACTACCTCGTCGAAGCAGGCAGTGCAGCTAAACAGCCCTATTCCTACTCGCATTACTGCCAGCGTTTCCATGCCTATGTCGACGCCCATGACCTCTACCGCACGCTGCATCACCAGCCAGGACGCACGATGCAGGTTGATTGGGCAGGCGATACCATCAAGATCACCGACCGGATCACCGGCCAGGCACGCAAGGTGCATTTCTTCACCGCGGTTTTGCCGTACTCATCGATGATGTATGTCCACCCCAGTTTCACCATGGATATCAAGGCCTGGCTGAATTGCCATATCGCTGCACTGCGCTACTTCGGCGGGGCCCCGTTTGTCCTGGTCCCTGACAATGACACCGCAGCGATCTACCGGCCGAAGAAAAACGACCCCGCCCGTGCCGTGAGTGCTGAGTATGAAGCATTGGCCAAGTTCTACAACACTGCCGTGATGCCGACTGATGTCCGAGCCCCGAAACAAAAGGCCGGGGTGGAACGATCCGTTCAAATCGCCTACAGCCGCATCCTGGGGGTGCTGGAAATGGAAGGCCCCTTCCACAGCATCGACCAGATTGAGGACATCGTTGCTGATCAGGTCCATGAGATCAACTACGACATCGTCCGGGTAGATGGGACACGCAGGAACGAGCAATTCCAGGCTGAAGAACGCCACCTGCTGATCCCACTGCCGGATCAGGACTACACCTCCTATGAGTGGAAGGAGCTAAAAGTCCAGCGCAACTACCATATTTCCTGCGATAAGCAGTACTACTCGGTGCCCTGGAAACTTGTGGGATCCACCGTCAAAGCCCGGTTATCCAACACCGACATCACGGTCTTTGCCGGAGATCAGGTTGTGGCTACGCACCGTCGACTCCATGGGCGCTTCGGGCAATATTCCACCCACGCCGATCATGTCCCACCAGCACACCTGGATACTGCAGAGTTGTGGAGTGACCAGTGGTTTATCAACCAGGCACGCCTGGTTGGTCCCGCGACCACCACGGTGATCGAGATGATGATCAATCGGCACGCCCATCATGCCCATGGCTGGTTGGACTGCCAAAACATCCTGAAAACGCTGGGCGGGAAAAGCCGCAGCGGGTTGGAACAGGCCTGCCAAGAGCTTCTTGATGCTGATCTGTACCCGACGTATTCGGTGATCAAAAAGCTGCAGTCATCGATTATCACCAACCGCGATACCCACAAACGCAGCGTTGCTGGATCTGCGCCGACGCCGGCTCCTGATCTGGTGAAACCACAACCAGTCCAGGATCTGGATACGGGTGTGTTTCTGCGCTCATCCAGCGCCTATGAGGTCGATGATATTCCGTCTTTGTCTTTTGATGATGAGCAGGAGGGCAACCAGTGA